In the genome of Pleurocapsa minor HA4230-MV1, one region contains:
- a CDS encoding cyclic nucleotide-binding domain-containing protein, producing MLCVQELLKLELFQKLERDRLDWVCDRATQLELAKGDTLVKEGDTHKGFLILTSGSIGITRFSEGVEMPIGHHDAPAFFGEVPIMTGDLVPVTLRALTDCQVHEITPEDFLQLVHQCRNFERTVFRTIQQRVQGLQSFIQNREKMAALGTLAAGLAHELNNPAAAVVRSLKDLAPAILELQRMNLIYGQRNVDEKHISQWLKLRDEGYNFMAHHDCDPLAMMDREDALQDWLENYGVAEAWKLATPLAAGNIEPQLLEPLVEYWRDDPTELKDMGLRWLALSFEVMSMIQSGLRGAERVSALVQSMKSYSYLDRGAKQQVDVHQGIEDTLQLLSHKLKQGVNIKRSYARSLPKILAFGSELNQVWTNLIDNSIQAMTAKGNLEIITKGKGDRIMVKIIDSGTGIPIAIQSRIFEPFFTTKPVGEGSGLGLDNVRRIVENRHRGSITLESEPGRTCFAICLPVNICNF from the coding sequence ATGCTGTGTGTTCAAGAACTGCTAAAACTAGAATTATTTCAAAAGTTAGAACGCGATCGCCTAGACTGGGTTTGCGATCGCGCTACTCAGTTGGAATTGGCTAAGGGTGATACTCTCGTCAAGGAAGGTGATACCCATAAAGGCTTTTTGATTCTCACCTCTGGCAGCATCGGTATTACTCGCTTCAGTGAAGGGGTGGAAATGCCCATTGGACATCATGATGCACCCGCTTTTTTTGGGGAAGTCCCAATCATGACAGGGGATCTAGTTCCCGTAACTCTTAGAGCCTTGACTGACTGCCAAGTTCATGAAATTACGCCTGAAGATTTTTTGCAGCTCGTTCATCAATGTCGTAACTTTGAAAGAACCGTTTTTAGAACAATTCAGCAAAGAGTACAAGGTTTACAGTCATTTATCCAAAATCGCGAAAAAATGGCAGCTTTGGGAACTTTGGCAGCAGGTTTAGCGCATGAACTTAATAACCCTGCTGCTGCGGTAGTGCGATCGCTCAAGGATCTTGCCCCAGCGATCTTAGAGTTACAGCGAATGAACCTCATCTATGGACAGCGCAATGTGGACGAAAAGCATATTAGCCAATGGCTCAAGCTTAGAGATGAAGGTTACAATTTTATGGCTCACCATGACTGTGATCCTTTGGCAATGATGGATCGCGAGGATGCATTGCAAGATTGGTTAGAAAATTATGGAGTAGCAGAAGCCTGGAAGTTGGCTACACCATTAGCAGCAGGAAATATTGAGCCACAGTTACTAGAGCCACTGGTAGAATATTGGCGCGATGATCCTACCGAATTAAAGGATATGGGTTTGCGGTGGCTGGCTTTATCTTTTGAAGTTATGAGCATGATTCAGTCTGGCTTACGTGGAGCAGAACGAGTTTCCGCACTAGTACAGTCGATGAAATCTTATTCTTATTTAGATCGAGGTGCTAAACAGCAGGTAGATGTTCATCAGGGGATTGAAGATACACTGCAACTTTTATCCCACAAACTTAAACAGGGAGTAAATATCAAACGCAGTTACGCTCGCAGTCTACCAAAAATATTGGCTTTTGGCAGCGAATTAAATCAGGTTTGGACTAATCTCATTGATAACAGTATTCAAGCAATGACAGCAAAGGGCAACCTAGAAATTATCACCAAGGGAAAAGGCGATCGCATCATGGTCAAAATAATTGATTCAGGAACGGGCATTCCCATTGCAATTCAGTCTCGTATCTTTGAACCTTTCTTTACGACTAAACCTGTTGGTGAAGGCTCAGGCTTAGGCTTAGATAACGTTCGACGGATCGTGGAAAATCGTCATCGTGGCTCAATTACCCTGGAATCCGAACCAGGCAGAACTTGTTTTGCAATCTGTTTACCAGTTAATATCTGTAATTTTTAA